The following are from one region of the Centropristis striata isolate RG_2023a ecotype Rhode Island chromosome 19, C.striata_1.0, whole genome shotgun sequence genome:
- the kdm2bb gene encoding lysine (K)-specific demethylase 2Bb isoform X2: protein MAQAAETCADSGRRLRSICRRMYDENEDLSDVEEIVNIRGFSVEEKLASDSYNAKYVHLMEGKDFSYEYVQKEALRTPLIFEEKDGLGIRMPDPEFTVSEIKGLVGSRRSVDVMDVSTQKGSEMSMAQFVRYYETPEEERDKLFNVISLEFSHTKLENLIKRPTVVDQVDWVDNMWPPDLKHSQTEATNVISDMKYPKVQRYCLMSVKGCYTDFHIDFGGTSVWYHVFKGHKVFWLVPPTSHNLALYEDWVLSGKQSDIFLGDRADGCQRVELKQGYTFFIPSGWIHAVYTPEDTLVFGGNILHSFNIPMQLTIHEIENRTKVHSKFRFPFYYEICWYVLDRYLHCLTKRSYFSQETRKEPVIMDYETKANTESPSSDSRSQDMNEDSCETQVRDGQGEKLERAAQEGPCSPDNRRGQHLKAVLSVDSEDSCNPGSTSLEFPQTPSDSPASETPNKWTHLTEFELSGLRTLVEKLESLPDNKKCVPEGIENPQALLEDIKIVLKEHADDDPKLAISGVPVVYWPKKSIKPRPPNRPKPKMAASPASAVKLSASRGTSGARRRRTRCRKCEACLRTECGECHFCKDMKKFGGPGRMKQSCIMRQCIAPVLPHTAVCLVCGEAGKEDTVEDEEEKFNLMLMECSICNEIVHPNCLKVKDSNGVVNDELPNCWECPKCNHAGKTGKQKRGPGFKYASNLPGSLLKEPRLNRDSKEEPDPPMVATATVTAVTTSSAVKRKAEREEIPKRKEEEPPKKRPPLLSLDGTPRPRLEDNPLRKKRKLFDTNDEPIIVKKKKKLSKQDDPLTPKLLRQIKTENDHADEEDDQEDHEDDGFSSDRIHLKGKNEYDDEDQEEDEDGEEEAVVKKERDSSAEDKSKVLLSPLLRTSAARESEQSSNSPRAGPSSESGEAQERSSAQPKPRHQRRRLPNKELSKEFNQETPKTEDCLSNQNHGSVKTEDSPANHNRRPLKSEDSVTNQNRKPLKTEDSTTNQSRKAVKMEEGLANQNRRPLKTEDSLANQNHRPVKTEPENEVEDQKPRWPLNNGSSDLGDWLRHRGREANETSRGYSPLGWNRSTQITPICPRPLPCRSPPKCIQMERHVIRPPPISPPPDRLPLNDGEAHVMRREMWMTVFSHLTHRDLCVCMRVCRTWNRWCCDKRLWKHINLNRCKSITPLMLSGIIRRQPVALDLSWTNISKKQLSWLINRLPGLRVLLLSGCSWVAVSALCTSSCPLLRTLDVQWVEGLKDAQMRDLLSPPTDNRPGQLDNRSKLRNVEDLRLAGLDITDTSLRLIIRYMPSLSKLDLSYCNHVTDQSVNILTAAGTTTRDSLTDINLSVCNRVTDQSLTYFKRCGSICHIDLRYCKQVTKEGCDQFIAEMSVSVQFELIEEKLLQKIS, encoded by the exons GCAGTCGCCGGTCTGTGGATGTTATGGATGTGAGCACTCAGAAAGGCTCTGAAATGAGCATGGCTCAGTTTGTCCGTTATTATGAGACACCGGAGGAGGAACGGGACAAACTCTTCAATGTCATCAGCTTAGAGTTCAGCCACACTAAGCTGGAGAACCTCATCAAGCGGCCCACAGTG GTGGATCAAGTCGACTGGGTAGACAACATGTGGCCTCCTGATCTGAAACACAGCCAAACAGAGGCCACTAATGTAATCTCAGATATGAAGTACCCTAAAGTGCAAAG GTATTGTCTGATGAGTGTGAAGGGCTGCTACACAGACTTCCACATTGATTTCGGGGGAACTTCTGTTTGGTATCATGTATTCAAGGGACACAAA GTGTTTTGGCTTGTGCCTCCAACCTCTCATAACCTTGCCCTTTATGAGGACTGGGTGCTGTCAGGCAAGCAGAGTGATATCTTCCTGGGTGACCGGGCTGATGGATGCCAGAGAGTGGAGCTTAAGCAAGGATACACCTTCTTCATCCCATCTG GTTGGATTCATGCAGTCTACACTCCAGAGGACACGCTGGTGTTCGGAGGCAATATTCTGCACAGCTTCAACATTCCTATGCAGCTAACCATCCACGAGATAGAGAATAGGACCAAG GTTCATTCCAAGTTCCGTTTCCCCTTTTACTATGAGATATGCTGGTATGTCCTGGACAGATACCTGCACTGCCTCACCAAACGCTCCTACTTTTCCCAGGAGACCCGCAAAGAGCCTGTAATAATGG ACTATGAGACAAAGGCGAACACAGAGAGCCCGTCCTCTGACTCGAGGAGCCAGGACATGAACGAGGACTCATGTGAGACTCAAGTGAGGGACGGGCAGGGTGAAAAACTAGAGAGAGCTGCCCAGGAAGGCCCCTGCTCTCCTGACAACCGCAGGGGCCAGCACCTCAAAGCTGTGTTATCTGTCGACTCCGAGGACAGCTGTAATCCCGGCTCCACCTCTCTGGAGTTCCCCCAAACACCCTCTGACTCTCCAGCCTCGGAGACTCCGAATAAATGGACGCATTTGACAGAGTTTGAACTGAGTGGACTCAGGACGCTGGTTGAGAAGCTGGAGTCGCTCCCTGACAATAAGAAATGTGTTCCAGAGGGAATAGAAAACCCACAGGCTCTGCTGGAAGACATTAAG ATTGTCTTAAAGGAACATGCAGATGACGACCCCAAATTAGCAATCAGTGGAGTTCCTGTGGTTTATTGGCCCAAGAAAAGTATAAAG CCTCGGCCTCCTAACCGGCCGAAACCTAAGATGGCAGCTTCTCCTGCATCAGCAGTCAAGCTGTCAGCCAGTCGGGGAACATCTGGTGCCAGGAGGAGAAGGACACGCTGTCGGAAATGCGAGGCATGCCTGCGGACGGAGTGTGGAGAGTGCCACTTTTGTAAAGACATGAAGAAGTTTGGGGGGCCGGGCCGCATGAAACAGTCCTGCATCATGAGGCAGTGCATCGCA CCTGTCTTGCCCCACACAGCAGTGTGTCTCGTCTGCGGAGAGGCAGGGAAAGAGGACACagtggaggacgaggaggagaagTTTAACCTTATGCTCATGGAGTGCTCCATCTGTAATGAGATTGTTCATCCCAACTGTCTTAag GTAAAAGATTCAAATGGAGTCGTCAATGATGAGTTGCCAAACTGCTGGGAATGCCCAAAGTGCAACCACGCTGGGAAAACAGGGAAA CAAAAAAGGGGGCCAGGATTTAAGTATGCCTCAAACCTTCCTGGCTCGCTACTAAAAGAACCGCGGTTAAACCGGGACTCAAAGGAAGAACCGGACCCTCCGATGGTGGCTACAGCGACTGTGACTGCGGTGACCACCTCGTCCGCTGTGAAGAGAAAGGCAGAGCGGGAGGAAATCCcaaagaggaaagaggaagaaCCTCCAAAGAAACGTCCCCCTTTGCTGTCTCTGGATGGTACGCCCCGACCGAGGCTCGAGGACAACCCACTGAGGAAAAAGAGGAAACTTTTTGACACCAATGATGAACCTATTATTGTGAAGAAGAAG AAGAAACTTTCAAAACAGGATGATCCTTTGACTCCAAAGCTGTTGCGGCAAATAAAGACAGAGAATGATCACGCTGATGAAGAAGACGACCAGGAGGATCACGAAGACGACGGCTTTTCCTCCGACAGGATTCatttaaaggggaaaaatgAGTACGATGATGAGGACCAGGAAGAAGATGAGGACGGAGAGGAAGAGGCGGTggtgaaaaaagagagagacagcagtGCAGAGGACAAGTCCAAGGTCTTGTTAAGTCCACTGCTGAGAACATCTGCAGCCAGAGAAAGTGAACAATCTTCCAACTCTCCCAGAGCTGGACCAAGCAGCGAATCAGGAGAAGCTCAGGAGAGGAGCTCTGCTCAGCCAAAGCCTCGCCATCAGCGCCGCCGCCTCCCCAACAAAGAGCTGAGCAAAGAGTTCAACCAGGAGACTCCCAAGACAGAAGACTGTCTGTCCAACCAAAACCACGGCTCAGTGAAGACGGAGGACAGTCCGGCCAATCACAATCGACGGCCGCTGAAGAGCGAGGACTCTGTGACCAATCAGAACCGTAAACCACTAAAAACAGAGGACTCCACCACTAATCAGAGCCGCAAGGCCGTTAAAATGGAGGAAGGTTTGGCCAATCAGAACAGACGTCCGCTGAAAACGGAGGACAGCCTGGCCAATCAGAACCACAGGCCTGTAAAAACGGAGCCTGAGAACGAAGTCGAAGACCAAAAGCCAAGATGGCCTCTTAATAACGGCAGCAGCGACCTGGGCGACTGGCTGCGACACAGAGGGCGGGAGGCGAACGAGACGTCACGTGGTTACTCCCCACTCGGCTGGAACCGAAGCACGCAGATCACACCGATCTGTCCACGCCCCCTCCCCTGCAGGTCACCGCCAAAATGCATCCAAATGGAGCGCCATGTGATCCGGCCCCCTCCTATCAGCCCGCCGCCTGACAGACTCCCACTGAATGACGGCGAGGCACACGTGATGCGGAGAGAGATGTGGATGACAGTCTTCAGCCACTTGACTCACAGAGATCTTTGTGTCTGCATGCGTGTGTGCAGGACCTGGAACAGATG GTGCTGCGACAAGAGGCTTTGGAAGCACATCAATCTAAACCGTTGTAAGTCCATCACACCTCTCATGTTGAGCGGTATCATCCGGAGACAGCCGGTAGCTCTGGACCTCAGCTGGACCAACATCTCCAAGAAGCAGCTCAGCTGGCTCATCAACAGACTGCCAG GTTTGCGTGTGCTGCTGTTGTCAGGGTGCTCCTGGGTGGCGGTCTCTGCTCTTTGcacctccagctgtcctcttcTGCGAACTCTGGACGTTCAGTGGGTCGAGGGACTGAAAGACGCCCAGATGAGAGACCTGCTGTCACCTCCTACAGATAACAGGCCAG GTCAGTTGGACAACAGGAGTAAGCTGCGTAATGTGGAAGACCTGCGCCTGGCAGGCTTGGACATCACGGATACGTCTCTGCGCCTCATCATACGTTACATGCCCTCGCTGTCCAAGCTGGACCTTAGCTACTGTAACCACGTCACCGACCAGTCCGTCAACATCCTGACTGCTGCAGGGACGACCACCAGAGACTCGCTCACTGACATCAACCTGTCAG TGTGTAACAGGGTCACCGACCAGTCGCTGACATATTTCAAGCGCTGTGGAAGCATATGTCACATCGACCTGCGATACTGCAAACAGGTGACCAAGGAAGGATGCGACCAGTTCATCGCAGAGATGTCCGTCAGCGTGCAGTTCGAACTGATAGAAGAGAAACTGCTGCAGAAGATCAGTTAG
- the kdm2bb gene encoding lysine (K)-specific demethylase 2Bb isoform X1: MIKSVTVFPSFSFMSCKSSRFLWQRSICRRMYDENEDLSDVEEIVNIRGFSVEEKLASDSYNAKYVHLMEGKDFSYEYVQKEALRTPLIFEEKDGLGIRMPDPEFTVSEIKGLVGSRRSVDVMDVSTQKGSEMSMAQFVRYYETPEEERDKLFNVISLEFSHTKLENLIKRPTVVDQVDWVDNMWPPDLKHSQTEATNVISDMKYPKVQRYCLMSVKGCYTDFHIDFGGTSVWYHVFKGHKVFWLVPPTSHNLALYEDWVLSGKQSDIFLGDRADGCQRVELKQGYTFFIPSGWIHAVYTPEDTLVFGGNILHSFNIPMQLTIHEIENRTKVHSKFRFPFYYEICWYVLDRYLHCLTKRSYFSQETRKEPVIMDYETKANTESPSSDSRSQDMNEDSCETQVRDGQGEKLERAAQEGPCSPDNRRGQHLKAVLSVDSEDSCNPGSTSLEFPQTPSDSPASETPNKWTHLTEFELSGLRTLVEKLESLPDNKKCVPEGIENPQALLEDIKIVLKEHADDDPKLAISGVPVVYWPKKSIKPRPPNRPKPKMAASPASAVKLSASRGTSGARRRRTRCRKCEACLRTECGECHFCKDMKKFGGPGRMKQSCIMRQCIAPVLPHTAVCLVCGEAGKEDTVEDEEEKFNLMLMECSICNEIVHPNCLKVKDSNGVVNDELPNCWECPKCNHAGKTGKQKRGPGFKYASNLPGSLLKEPRLNRDSKEEPDPPMVATATVTAVTTSSAVKRKAEREEIPKRKEEEPPKKRPPLLSLDGTPRPRLEDNPLRKKRKLFDTNDEPIIVKKKKKLSKQDDPLTPKLLRQIKTENDHADEEDDQEDHEDDGFSSDRIHLKGKNEYDDEDQEEDEDGEEEAVVKKERDSSAEDKSKVLLSPLLRTSAARESEQSSNSPRAGPSSESGEAQERSSAQPKPRHQRRRLPNKELSKEFNQETPKTEDCLSNQNHGSVKTEDSPANHNRRPLKSEDSVTNQNRKPLKTEDSTTNQSRKAVKMEEGLANQNRRPLKTEDSLANQNHRPVKTEPENEVEDQKPRWPLNNGSSDLGDWLRHRGREANETSRGYSPLGWNRSTQITPICPRPLPCRSPPKCIQMERHVIRPPPISPPPDRLPLNDGEAHVMRREMWMTVFSHLTHRDLCVCMRVCRTWNRWCCDKRLWKHINLNRCKSITPLMLSGIIRRQPVALDLSWTNISKKQLSWLINRLPGLRVLLLSGCSWVAVSALCTSSCPLLRTLDVQWVEGLKDAQMRDLLSPPTDNRPGQLDNRSKLRNVEDLRLAGLDITDTSLRLIIRYMPSLSKLDLSYCNHVTDQSVNILTAAGTTTRDSLTDINLSVCNRVTDQSLTYFKRCGSICHIDLRYCKQVTKEGCDQFIAEMSVSVQFELIEEKLLQKIS, from the exons GCAGTCGCCGGTCTGTGGATGTTATGGATGTGAGCACTCAGAAAGGCTCTGAAATGAGCATGGCTCAGTTTGTCCGTTATTATGAGACACCGGAGGAGGAACGGGACAAACTCTTCAATGTCATCAGCTTAGAGTTCAGCCACACTAAGCTGGAGAACCTCATCAAGCGGCCCACAGTG GTGGATCAAGTCGACTGGGTAGACAACATGTGGCCTCCTGATCTGAAACACAGCCAAACAGAGGCCACTAATGTAATCTCAGATATGAAGTACCCTAAAGTGCAAAG GTATTGTCTGATGAGTGTGAAGGGCTGCTACACAGACTTCCACATTGATTTCGGGGGAACTTCTGTTTGGTATCATGTATTCAAGGGACACAAA GTGTTTTGGCTTGTGCCTCCAACCTCTCATAACCTTGCCCTTTATGAGGACTGGGTGCTGTCAGGCAAGCAGAGTGATATCTTCCTGGGTGACCGGGCTGATGGATGCCAGAGAGTGGAGCTTAAGCAAGGATACACCTTCTTCATCCCATCTG GTTGGATTCATGCAGTCTACACTCCAGAGGACACGCTGGTGTTCGGAGGCAATATTCTGCACAGCTTCAACATTCCTATGCAGCTAACCATCCACGAGATAGAGAATAGGACCAAG GTTCATTCCAAGTTCCGTTTCCCCTTTTACTATGAGATATGCTGGTATGTCCTGGACAGATACCTGCACTGCCTCACCAAACGCTCCTACTTTTCCCAGGAGACCCGCAAAGAGCCTGTAATAATGG ACTATGAGACAAAGGCGAACACAGAGAGCCCGTCCTCTGACTCGAGGAGCCAGGACATGAACGAGGACTCATGTGAGACTCAAGTGAGGGACGGGCAGGGTGAAAAACTAGAGAGAGCTGCCCAGGAAGGCCCCTGCTCTCCTGACAACCGCAGGGGCCAGCACCTCAAAGCTGTGTTATCTGTCGACTCCGAGGACAGCTGTAATCCCGGCTCCACCTCTCTGGAGTTCCCCCAAACACCCTCTGACTCTCCAGCCTCGGAGACTCCGAATAAATGGACGCATTTGACAGAGTTTGAACTGAGTGGACTCAGGACGCTGGTTGAGAAGCTGGAGTCGCTCCCTGACAATAAGAAATGTGTTCCAGAGGGAATAGAAAACCCACAGGCTCTGCTGGAAGACATTAAG ATTGTCTTAAAGGAACATGCAGATGACGACCCCAAATTAGCAATCAGTGGAGTTCCTGTGGTTTATTGGCCCAAGAAAAGTATAAAG CCTCGGCCTCCTAACCGGCCGAAACCTAAGATGGCAGCTTCTCCTGCATCAGCAGTCAAGCTGTCAGCCAGTCGGGGAACATCTGGTGCCAGGAGGAGAAGGACACGCTGTCGGAAATGCGAGGCATGCCTGCGGACGGAGTGTGGAGAGTGCCACTTTTGTAAAGACATGAAGAAGTTTGGGGGGCCGGGCCGCATGAAACAGTCCTGCATCATGAGGCAGTGCATCGCA CCTGTCTTGCCCCACACAGCAGTGTGTCTCGTCTGCGGAGAGGCAGGGAAAGAGGACACagtggaggacgaggaggagaagTTTAACCTTATGCTCATGGAGTGCTCCATCTGTAATGAGATTGTTCATCCCAACTGTCTTAag GTAAAAGATTCAAATGGAGTCGTCAATGATGAGTTGCCAAACTGCTGGGAATGCCCAAAGTGCAACCACGCTGGGAAAACAGGGAAA CAAAAAAGGGGGCCAGGATTTAAGTATGCCTCAAACCTTCCTGGCTCGCTACTAAAAGAACCGCGGTTAAACCGGGACTCAAAGGAAGAACCGGACCCTCCGATGGTGGCTACAGCGACTGTGACTGCGGTGACCACCTCGTCCGCTGTGAAGAGAAAGGCAGAGCGGGAGGAAATCCcaaagaggaaagaggaagaaCCTCCAAAGAAACGTCCCCCTTTGCTGTCTCTGGATGGTACGCCCCGACCGAGGCTCGAGGACAACCCACTGAGGAAAAAGAGGAAACTTTTTGACACCAATGATGAACCTATTATTGTGAAGAAGAAG AAGAAACTTTCAAAACAGGATGATCCTTTGACTCCAAAGCTGTTGCGGCAAATAAAGACAGAGAATGATCACGCTGATGAAGAAGACGACCAGGAGGATCACGAAGACGACGGCTTTTCCTCCGACAGGATTCatttaaaggggaaaaatgAGTACGATGATGAGGACCAGGAAGAAGATGAGGACGGAGAGGAAGAGGCGGTggtgaaaaaagagagagacagcagtGCAGAGGACAAGTCCAAGGTCTTGTTAAGTCCACTGCTGAGAACATCTGCAGCCAGAGAAAGTGAACAATCTTCCAACTCTCCCAGAGCTGGACCAAGCAGCGAATCAGGAGAAGCTCAGGAGAGGAGCTCTGCTCAGCCAAAGCCTCGCCATCAGCGCCGCCGCCTCCCCAACAAAGAGCTGAGCAAAGAGTTCAACCAGGAGACTCCCAAGACAGAAGACTGTCTGTCCAACCAAAACCACGGCTCAGTGAAGACGGAGGACAGTCCGGCCAATCACAATCGACGGCCGCTGAAGAGCGAGGACTCTGTGACCAATCAGAACCGTAAACCACTAAAAACAGAGGACTCCACCACTAATCAGAGCCGCAAGGCCGTTAAAATGGAGGAAGGTTTGGCCAATCAGAACAGACGTCCGCTGAAAACGGAGGACAGCCTGGCCAATCAGAACCACAGGCCTGTAAAAACGGAGCCTGAGAACGAAGTCGAAGACCAAAAGCCAAGATGGCCTCTTAATAACGGCAGCAGCGACCTGGGCGACTGGCTGCGACACAGAGGGCGGGAGGCGAACGAGACGTCACGTGGTTACTCCCCACTCGGCTGGAACCGAAGCACGCAGATCACACCGATCTGTCCACGCCCCCTCCCCTGCAGGTCACCGCCAAAATGCATCCAAATGGAGCGCCATGTGATCCGGCCCCCTCCTATCAGCCCGCCGCCTGACAGACTCCCACTGAATGACGGCGAGGCACACGTGATGCGGAGAGAGATGTGGATGACAGTCTTCAGCCACTTGACTCACAGAGATCTTTGTGTCTGCATGCGTGTGTGCAGGACCTGGAACAGATG GTGCTGCGACAAGAGGCTTTGGAAGCACATCAATCTAAACCGTTGTAAGTCCATCACACCTCTCATGTTGAGCGGTATCATCCGGAGACAGCCGGTAGCTCTGGACCTCAGCTGGACCAACATCTCCAAGAAGCAGCTCAGCTGGCTCATCAACAGACTGCCAG GTTTGCGTGTGCTGCTGTTGTCAGGGTGCTCCTGGGTGGCGGTCTCTGCTCTTTGcacctccagctgtcctcttcTGCGAACTCTGGACGTTCAGTGGGTCGAGGGACTGAAAGACGCCCAGATGAGAGACCTGCTGTCACCTCCTACAGATAACAGGCCAG GTCAGTTGGACAACAGGAGTAAGCTGCGTAATGTGGAAGACCTGCGCCTGGCAGGCTTGGACATCACGGATACGTCTCTGCGCCTCATCATACGTTACATGCCCTCGCTGTCCAAGCTGGACCTTAGCTACTGTAACCACGTCACCGACCAGTCCGTCAACATCCTGACTGCTGCAGGGACGACCACCAGAGACTCGCTCACTGACATCAACCTGTCAG TGTGTAACAGGGTCACCGACCAGTCGCTGACATATTTCAAGCGCTGTGGAAGCATATGTCACATCGACCTGCGATACTGCAAACAGGTGACCAAGGAAGGATGCGACCAGTTCATCGCAGAGATGTCCGTCAGCGTGCAGTTCGAACTGATAGAAGAGAAACTGCTGCAGAAGATCAGTTAG